One genomic region from Pseudoduganella dura encodes:
- a CDS encoding TetR/AcrR family transcriptional regulator produces the protein MTEQAARTRSRKAPHAADLLAAACRIVEGAGLAGLALRPLAGALGVSVTVLTHHYGDRAGVMAAICEAASAHDAPPLDEWRKTLAALPSLPPATAASVAEAILEEAVTNGRALSMLYLEMLHACTWDETLRPAFSEWAAARRRFWDDFGARAGLAPALPACGWWHGYVIAELAYGMALNDSMTYRLVRRLCLQRLFAGGAALPDAADGALFAVLCERMGHGGAAPAAGAATAERAGRVPPWSVAAARACGMRLAARGAGGLTHRAIAADIGIPHTTLSYRFPSQHDLVIAGLESIAAHVMAAVEGGNLEGLQRSPGGGDGHRLDLARGNFAVALAAARMPELAAYTAHMRGRRGRNLLKVFEKYVPDARGIDALCTSVVSMGLTGLTNTEPPGEESERSVAAAFGAVSAWLRQGR, from the coding sequence TTGACCGAGCAAGCCGCAAGAACGAGATCCCGCAAGGCGCCCCACGCCGCCGACCTGCTGGCTGCGGCCTGCCGTATCGTCGAAGGGGCGGGGCTGGCCGGCCTGGCGCTGCGGCCGCTGGCCGGAGCGCTAGGGGTATCCGTCACGGTGCTGACCCACCATTACGGCGACCGGGCCGGCGTCATGGCCGCCATCTGCGAAGCGGCCTCGGCACACGATGCGCCGCCCCTCGACGAGTGGCGCAAGACGCTCGCGGCGCTTCCGTCGCTGCCGCCGGCCACGGCCGCAAGCGTGGCGGAAGCCATCCTGGAAGAGGCGGTCACGAACGGTCGTGCGCTGTCGATGCTCTACCTGGAAATGCTGCATGCCTGCACCTGGGATGAGACGCTGCGGCCGGCCTTCAGCGAATGGGCTGCGGCGCGGCGCCGGTTCTGGGACGACTTCGGTGCCCGCGCGGGGCTGGCGCCGGCACTGCCGGCATGCGGATGGTGGCATGGCTACGTGATCGCCGAACTGGCCTACGGCATGGCGCTGAACGATTCCATGACGTACCGGCTGGTGCGCCGGCTATGCCTGCAGCGCCTGTTTGCCGGCGGGGCCGCGCTGCCGGACGCGGCCGATGGCGCGCTGTTCGCCGTGCTGTGCGAGCGGATGGGCCACGGTGGCGCCGCGCCGGCGGCCGGCGCGGCCACGGCAGAAAGAGCCGGGCGTGTGCCCCCATGGTCCGTGGCGGCGGCCCGCGCCTGCGGCATGCGACTGGCGGCCCGCGGGGCCGGCGGCCTGACGCACCGTGCCATCGCGGCGGACATCGGCATTCCGCACACCACGCTCAGTTACCGCTTTCCAAGCCAGCACGACCTCGTGATCGCCGGGCTGGAATCGATTGCCGCGCATGTGATGGCGGCGGTGGAGGGCGGGAACCTGGAGGGGTTGCAGCGCTCGCCCGGCGGGGGCGACGGCCACAGGCTCGATCTTGCACGCGGCAATTTCGCCGTGGCCCTAGCCGCGGCGCGCATGCCGGAACTGGCCGCCTACACCGCGCACATGCGCGGCCGGCGCGGTCGCAACCTGCTGAAGGTCTTTGAAAAATACGTGCCGGATGCGCGCGGCATCGATGCGTTGTGCACGTCCGTGGTGTCGATGGGCCTCACCGGCCTGACCAACACCGAGCCGCCGGGCGAGGAGTCCGAACGCTCGGTGGCGGCGGCGTTCGGGGCCGTCAGCGCGTGGCTGCGGCAGGGTCGCTAG
- a CDS encoding methyl-accepting chemotaxis protein, which produces MKLANLKIGVRLTLLAGFFLLTLLLVGFTGWNALRDMNSRNAAGFTEADGLMRAVDGARFAQVEFKIQVQEWKNILLRGRDPAQLDKYTKAFNHAGEATASQLRTLKETMGTLALDTAAVDEAQRLHAELVRRYLDALRQFNGADPDGAQKIDALVRGMDRAATERIDGIVATIRKEAASRIAAVEQRNNDVYRNSALTLLALLAVATGIGALIVVLLIRGITVPLAHALGIARDVAAGDLRNDVRSTRGDEIGDLLRALGTMNGNLSRIVARVRSGTQAIAVASTEIATGNADLSARTESQAGSLEETAASMTELTSTVRQNRDNAEAAASLAGKATTISTRGSATVAEVVETMGAINGTSARIADIIGVIDGIAFQTNILALNAAVEAARAGEQGRGFAVVASEVRGLAQRSSVAAKEIRELISTSVAEVEAGRAQVDRAGATMREVLESVEQVAAMVHQISLASGEQQQGIEQIGEAIAHIDGTTQQNAALVEQAAAAAESLREQARQLDDSVAVFKLRAA; this is translated from the coding sequence ATGAAACTTGCAAACCTGAAAATAGGCGTTCGCCTGACCTTGCTCGCGGGATTTTTCCTGCTGACCTTGCTGCTGGTCGGATTCACGGGCTGGAACGCGCTGCGTGACATGAATTCCCGCAACGCCGCCGGCTTCACCGAGGCCGATGGCCTGATGCGCGCGGTCGACGGCGCCCGTTTCGCCCAGGTCGAGTTCAAGATCCAGGTGCAGGAATGGAAAAACATCCTGCTGCGCGGGCGCGACCCGGCGCAGCTGGACAAATACACGAAGGCGTTCAACCACGCCGGCGAAGCCACCGCCAGCCAGTTGCGCACGCTGAAGGAAACCATGGGCACGCTCGCGCTGGACACGGCCGCCGTCGACGAAGCGCAGCGGCTGCATGCGGAACTCGTGCGCCGCTACCTCGACGCGCTGCGCCAGTTCAACGGCGCAGACCCGGACGGCGCGCAAAAGATCGACGCGCTGGTACGCGGCATGGACCGCGCCGCCACCGAGCGCATCGACGGCATCGTGGCCACGATCCGCAAGGAAGCAGCCAGCCGCATCGCCGCCGTGGAACAGCGCAATAACGATGTCTACCGCAACTCCGCGTTAACATTGCTGGCGCTGCTGGCCGTGGCGACAGGGATCGGCGCGCTGATCGTCGTGCTGCTGATCCGGGGCATCACGGTGCCGCTGGCGCACGCGCTGGGCATCGCCCGCGACGTGGCGGCCGGCGACCTGCGCAACGACGTGCGCAGCACCCGCGGCGACGAGATCGGCGACCTGCTCCGTGCGCTGGGCACGATGAACGGCAATTTGTCGCGGATCGTGGCGCGGGTGCGCTCGGGCACGCAGGCCATCGCCGTGGCATCGACGGAAATCGCGACCGGCAACGCCGACCTGTCCGCCCGCACCGAGTCGCAGGCCGGGTCGCTGGAAGAAACCGCCGCCTCGATGACCGAACTGACCAGCACTGTTCGCCAGAACCGCGACAACGCCGAAGCGGCCGCCAGCCTGGCCGGCAAGGCGACCACCATTTCCACGCGCGGCAGCGCCACGGTGGCCGAGGTGGTCGAAACGATGGGCGCGATCAACGGCACGTCGGCACGGATCGCCGACATCATCGGCGTCATCGACGGCATCGCGTTCCAGACCAATATCCTGGCGCTGAACGCCGCGGTGGAAGCGGCCCGCGCCGGCGAGCAGGGGCGCGGCTTCGCCGTCGTCGCCAGCGAAGTACGCGGGCTGGCACAACGCTCGTCCGTGGCCGCGAAGGAAATCCGCGAGCTGATCTCGACTTCGGTGGCGGAAGTGGAAGCGGGCCGCGCCCAGGTCGACCGCGCCGGCGCCACGATGCGCGAAGTGCTCGAGAGCGTGGAACAGGTCGCCGCGATGGTGCACCAGATCTCGCTTGCCAGCGGCGAACAGCAGCAGGGCATCGAGCAGATCGGCGAAGCCATCGCGCATATCGACGGCACCACGCAGCAAAACGCCGCGCTGGTCGAACAGGCCGCCGCCGCGGCCGAGTCGCTGCGCGAACAGGCCCGCCAGCTCGACGATTCGGTGGCCGTGTTCAAGCTCCGCGCGGCCTGA
- a CDS encoding putative quinol monooxygenase — MPSLDRKPGDSGQRTAKAVEWIREEGIKMLISRRDNVQRLETHLLSLADLGRKLLVLGIAVWLCLNLDRAHAQEPQMMLRISEIEIHADHLDQYKALLKEEAEASVRLEPGVIAIFPLYQREDHTQIRILEMYADRQAYEAHLKTPHFQKYKTATLHMVKSLKLVDMQAIDAETMTRMFKKMKR; from the coding sequence GTGCCTTCGCTCGATCGCAAGCCCGGGGACAGCGGTCAAAGGACAGCCAAGGCCGTTGAATGGATCAGGGAAGAAGGAATAAAAATGTTGATTTCAAGAAGGGATAATGTGCAGAGACTTGAAACCCATCTGCTATCGCTGGCGGACTTGGGCAGAAAACTCTTGGTACTTGGGATCGCCGTCTGGCTGTGTCTTAATTTGGACCGGGCGCATGCCCAGGAGCCGCAAATGATGCTTCGGATCTCGGAGATTGAGATACATGCTGATCATCTCGATCAGTACAAGGCGCTTCTTAAAGAAGAAGCGGAAGCGTCGGTAAGACTCGAACCGGGGGTGATTGCCATCTTCCCTCTGTATCAGCGAGAAGACCACACCCAAATCAGGATTCTCGAGATGTATGCCGACCGCCAAGCGTATGAGGCCCATCTCAAGACGCCGCATTTCCAAAAATATAAGACTGCAACTCTTCACATGGTCAAATCGTTGAAGCTTGTGGATATGCAGGCAATCGATGCGGAAACCATGACCAGAATGTTCAAAAAGATGAAACGCTAA